The Christiangramia flava JLT2011 region AGGTTTCAGAAAATATTCCTTGATCAGCGGTTTGATCTCATCATTGAGATGAAACGTGGAAGCTGATAAAAAGATATTTTCACCGCGACTTTTATTCCCTACACGGTGAATAGAAAGCGATTCAATCTGGGCATTATAAAGGTTGAACATATTGTAAAAATGGGTTTATGATTGGGTATTAATTCCAGTGTTCGTCAAAATCAAAGTCATCGAAATTATCGGTATCGAAAGCGTCAAAATCGCCATTCAGGCCGGCGTCTTCGTCTTCTCCAACAAATTCTTTGTCTGGGGCGCTGTCTGGCAACTGCCCGTGGGCAAACATCAAATTAGGATAATCGCGGCCTTCTTCTACTTCCGCAATATCTGCCAGTTCCACGAGAAAAGTCCACATTTTCAGAAAATCGTACACGTAGATCACGCGGGTTTGTGATTCTGAAAGTACCGAATCCAGCGCCGTTTCGTTCATCAGTTTAATAGACGAATCGGTTCCGCTCATATCAAATTGATGAATTTCCTCGCCCTGGTTCCAGTCTTCATCGCTCACGTAAAAGGAGGCCATCTCTGCGCCGTCAAAACCGAAGGACTGGATGATCGCATTATGAAGGTCTTCAAAAGTATTGTTCTCAAGGAGTTCAATATCCCGGAAAACATCTTCTTCCGCATCTAAAATCACTCTGAATCTATAAACCATAATCTGAATTTTGGGACGCCAAAGTTACGATATTTCAATCTTCTTTCGGGCATCAAATGTTTGCATTAACAGATAAAACTGAATCCCGAAAAGTATGGAGGCGATCACCAGGTGAACCGGTTGCGAAAGTAC contains the following coding sequences:
- a CDS encoding IS1096 element passenger TnpR family protein; amino-acid sequence: MVYRFRVILDAEEDVFRDIELLENNTFEDLHNAIIQSFGFDGAEMASFYVSDEDWNQGEEIHQFDMSGTDSSIKLMNETALDSVLSESQTRVIYVYDFLKMWTFLVELADIAEVEEGRDYPNLMFAHGQLPDSAPDKEFVGEDEDAGLNGDFDAFDTDNFDDFDFDEHWN